From one Streptobacillus canis genomic stretch:
- a CDS encoding ATP-binding protein: protein MNKELKKVMIEDVEYSFDPEKEYIKDGHAYCKVCNERKDGKALEFFGKQMIFKTACKCDRDREAQEKERQKQLEIERLKSICFTSIIQWSYTFENYQGEENQSLIIAKNFVKDYEEMKKENIGLLFYGSVGSGKTYLACSIANNLIEQYRIGVKIRNFSQIINELQKGGFDFDKNAYIESLVNTSVLILDDLGIERDTSYAKEQVYNIVNNRYLKQKPTIFTTNLSYDTIQNCKDSVEYQRIYSRIIEMCIPVMVVGEDFRKVIQKDKLNRNKDRLLNGGERS, encoded by the coding sequence ATGAATAAGGAATTAAAAAAAGTGATGATAGAAGATGTGGAATATAGTTTTGATCCTGAAAAAGAATATATCAAGGACGGACATGCCTACTGTAAAGTGTGCAATGAAAGAAAAGATGGGAAAGCATTAGAGTTTTTCGGAAAGCAGATGATATTTAAGACTGCTTGTAAATGTGATAGAGATAGAGAAGCACAAGAAAAAGAAAGACAAAAGCAGCTTGAAATCGAGAGATTAAAAAGTATCTGCTTCACATCCATTATTCAGTGGTCATACACATTTGAAAATTATCAGGGAGAAGAAAATCAAAGCCTTATCATTGCAAAGAACTTTGTAAAAGACTATGAGGAAATGAAAAAAGAAAATATCGGACTCCTTTTTTATGGCTCAGTAGGTAGCGGAAAGACCTATCTTGCCTGCTCCATTGCAAATAACCTTATTGAACAGTATCGAATAGGCGTTAAAATAAGAAATTTTTCACAGATTATCAATGAACTGCAAAAGGGAGGATTTGATTTTGACAAGAACGCATATATTGAATCCCTTGTAAATACTTCCGTTCTTATCTTGGATGACTTAGGAATAGAAAGAGATACAAGCTATGCCAAAGAGCAAGTATATAACATTGTTAATAACAGGTACTTAAAACAGAAACCGACTATCTTTACCACTAACCTTTCCTACGACACAATCCAAAATTGTAAGGATAGCGTAGAGTATCAAAGAATCTACTCAAGAATCATAGAGATGTGTATTCCTGTTATGGTTGTAGGAGAAGATTTTAGAAAGGTTATTCAAAAGGACAAACTGAATCGGAATAAGGACAGACTGCTGAATGGAGGTGAGAGAAGTTGA
- a CDS encoding TfoX/Sxy family protein encodes MVNEFNKFVREIFSAAGDIVIKSMMGGYLIYFNGKLIGDICDNELFLKRTPTSDKLLVDSELRYPYKGSKTLMYAFDRFEDMDLITELLKGMYAELPEKKPKKAK; translated from the coding sequence ATGGTGAATGAATTTAATAAATTTGTTCGTGAGATTTTTTCCGCAGCAGGTGATATTGTCATAAAATCCATGATGGGCGGATACCTTATATATTTTAACGGTAAGCTGATAGGTGACATTTGCGATAATGAACTATTTTTAAAGAGAACGCCGACATCGGACAAACTTCTTGTAGACTCAGAATTGCGTTATCCGTATAAGGGTTCAAAGACATTGATGTATGCATTCGACAGATTTGAGGATATGGATTTGATTACTGAACTACTGAAAGGTATGTATGCGGAACTGCCAGAAAAGAAACCCAAGAAAGCTAAATGA
- a CDS encoding CD1845 family protein, with protein sequence MRWIIKIILFPISLSLSILSAFLTFLLAIGTTILYLLMLMCILVGVVSLFQKDFSIGIEALIIGFLLSPYGIPMIGEAVIAFLQGINKAIKSV encoded by the coding sequence ATGAGATGGATAATAAAAATAATCTTGTTTCCAATCAGCTTATCACTAAGTATCCTCTCGGCATTTTTGACATTTTTACTTGCCATAGGAACAACAATACTGTATTTGTTAATGCTTATGTGTATCCTTGTTGGGGTTGTATCACTATTTCAAAAAGATTTTTCAATAGGTATAGAAGCACTGATAATAGGATTCTTATTAAGTCCATACGGAATACCGATGATTGGAGAGGCAGTCATAGCTTTTTTACAAGGGATTAATAAAGCGATAAAATCAGTTTAA
- the rlmD gene encoding 23S rRNA (uracil(1939)-C(5))-methyltransferase RlmD — protein MRKNDIVNLEIVGIDFPSKPYGYLKNDERKCFANTNVVPGQIIQARIGKIKNNKIELRDIVVLESNQNVSKPFCNKFNICGGCAFQYLNYEAQANLKTNLVYKLIDNTIKTKNYEKFPVVTMEKDKEYRNKMEFSFGNEYKDGPIILGLHKKNSFHDIVNVNECQLMDENFRKITKYTNDFFSTRNISFYHRLTHVGFLRNLVIRKGEKTKEIGVNIVTTSQSENYEIIDEYKEGLLNLELSMDLKSIIHTINDDKSDSVKADSERILYGKRDISEELFGLNFKISPYSFFQTNSFGVEKLYQQVINNLKLITKENDKPVVFDLFSGTGTIGQIVAKYSKEVYGIELVEEAVVKANENAKENGISNAKFIAGDVFEKLREFDEVNIKPDILILDPPRSGVGEKTILKLIEYNTEHIIYVSCNPKTLAEDLKIFEDNSYILKRVVCVDMFGYTPHLETVALLSKLDVDKHISVKIELDELDLTSAESKATYEQIKEYVLNKFGFKVSTLYIAQTKRKFGIEVKEHYNKSKKENQRVPQCTPEKEEAIMDALRHFKMI, from the coding sequence ATGAGAAAAAATGATATAGTCAATCTTGAAATTGTAGGTATTGATTTTCCATCTAAACCATATGGTTATTTAAAAAATGATGAAAGAAAATGTTTTGCGAATACAAATGTTGTTCCAGGACAAATAATACAAGCTAGAATTGGTAAGATAAAAAATAATAAGATAGAATTAAGAGATATAGTTGTTTTAGAGAGCAATCAAAATGTTTCTAAACCATTTTGTAATAAATTTAATATTTGTGGAGGTTGTGCTTTTCAATATTTAAATTATGAAGCACAAGCGAATCTAAAAACAAATTTAGTCTATAAATTAATTGATAATACAATTAAAACAAAAAATTATGAAAAATTTCCAGTTGTTACAATGGAAAAAGATAAAGAATATAGAAATAAAATGGAGTTTAGCTTTGGGAATGAATATAAAGATGGTCCAATAATACTTGGATTACATAAAAAAAATTCGTTTCATGACATTGTTAATGTAAATGAATGTCAATTGATGGATGAAAACTTCAGAAAAATAACTAAATATACTAACGATTTTTTTTCTACAAGAAATATAAGTTTCTACCATAGATTAACTCATGTAGGTTTTTTACGTAATTTAGTAATTAGAAAAGGTGAGAAAACAAAAGAAATTGGAGTAAACATAGTTACTACATCACAATCTGAGAATTATGAAATTATAGATGAATATAAAGAAGGATTATTAAATCTTGAATTATCAATGGATTTAAAATCTATAATTCATACTATTAATGATGATAAATCCGATTCTGTTAAGGCAGATAGTGAAAGAATTTTATATGGGAAAAGAGATATTTCAGAAGAATTATTTGGATTAAATTTTAAGATTAGTCCATATTCTTTCTTTCAAACTAATTCATTTGGTGTTGAAAAATTATATCAACAAGTTATCAATAATTTAAAACTAATTACAAAGGAAAATGATAAACCAGTAGTTTTTGATTTATTTAGTGGAACAGGGACTATAGGTCAAATAGTTGCTAAATATTCAAAAGAAGTATACGGAATTGAATTAGTTGAAGAAGCTGTTGTTAAAGCAAATGAAAATGCAAAAGAAAACGGTATTTCAAATGCAAAATTTATCGCAGGAGATGTATTTGAAAAATTAAGAGAGTTTGATGAGGTAAATATAAAGCCTGATATATTAATACTTGATCCACCTAGAAGTGGAGTTGGTGAAAAAACAATATTAAAATTAATAGAATATAATACAGAACATATAATATATGTATCGTGTAACCCAAAAACACTTGCAGAAGATTTAAAAATTTTTGAAGATAATTCATATATCTTAAAAAGAGTAGTCTGTGTTGACATGTTTGGTTATACTCCACATTTAGAAACGGTAGCACTATTGTCCAAACTTGATGTCGATAAGCATATCAGTGTTAAAATTGAGCTGGATGAACTTGATTTGACAAGTGCAGAGAGCAAAGCGACTTATGAGCAAATCAAGGAGTATGTATTGAATAAATTTGGTTTCAAGGTTTCGACACTATATATTGCACAGACAAAAAGAAAATTTGGAATTGAGGTAAAAGAACACTACAATAAATCAAAAAAAGAAAATCAAAGAGTTCCACAGTGTACTCCAGAGAAAGAAGAAGCTATTATGGATGCTCTGAGGCATTTTAAAATGATATAG
- a CDS encoding VirD4-like conjugal transfer protein, CD1115 family, which yields MDEKFQNNILLTQTERLTMNGRPANPKYARNKNVLVIGGSGSGKTRFYVKPNLMQMHSSYCVTDPKGTIVLECGKMLEDNGYEIKILNTINFKKSMKYNPFAYIRSEKDILKLVQTIIANTKGEGEKVGEDFWVKAEKLYYTALIGYIFYEAPREEKNFATLLDMIDASEVREDDETYMNPIDRLFEALEKKEPTHFAVKQYKKYKLAAGKTAKSILISCGARLAPFDIRELRDLMSEDELELDTLGDRKTALFVIISDTDDTFNFVVSIMYSQLFNLLCDKADDVYGGRLPVHVRCLLDEFANIGLIPKFEKLIATIRSREISASIILQAQSQLKAIYKDNADTIVGNCDSTLFLGGKEKTTLETLGKETIDLYNTSETRSNQKSFGLNYQKTGKELMSQDEITVMDGGKCIFQLRGVRPFLSDKFDITKHKNYKFLEDYDKKNVFDIEEHIKRKGKVKLNRNTVITRL from the coding sequence ATGGATGAAAAGTTTCAAAACAATATCTTGCTTACCCAGACAGAACGCCTAACTATGAATGGTAGACCGGCTAATCCAAAGTATGCTCGTAACAAAAATGTACTTGTAATCGGTGGATCAGGAAGTGGTAAGACAAGATTTTATGTCAAACCTAACCTTATGCAGATGCACAGTAGCTATTGCGTAACTGATCCAAAAGGAACGATAGTCCTTGAATGTGGCAAGATGCTTGAAGACAATGGATATGAGATTAAAATCTTAAATACCATTAACTTCAAAAAGAGTATGAAATACAATCCTTTTGCCTATATTCGTTCTGAGAAAGATATTCTGAAATTGGTACAGACAATCATTGCAAATACGAAAGGAGAGGGAGAAAAAGTAGGTGAGGATTTTTGGGTGAAAGCCGAAAAACTCTACTACACAGCCCTTATAGGATACATCTTCTATGAAGCTCCAAGAGAAGAAAAGAACTTTGCAACGCTCCTTGATATGATAGACGCTTCCGAAGTCAGAGAAGATGACGAAACCTATATGAATCCGATAGATAGGCTCTTTGAAGCACTTGAAAAGAAAGAACCTACACACTTTGCAGTAAAGCAATACAAAAAATATAAATTGGCTGCGGGAAAAACGGCAAAATCTATTCTTATCTCTTGTGGTGCAAGGCTTGCTCCATTTGATATTAGGGAACTTAGGGACTTGATGAGTGAAGATGAACTTGAGCTTGATACACTCGGAGATAGAAAAACGGCACTCTTTGTTATTATCTCTGATACTGATGATACCTTTAACTTTGTAGTATCCATTATGTACTCACAACTTTTTAATCTCTTATGTGATAAGGCAGATGATGTATATGGCGGACGATTACCTGTCCATGTGAGATGCTTGCTTGATGAATTTGCAAACATCGGCTTAATTCCAAAGTTTGAGAAACTTATAGCAACAATCCGTTCCAGAGAAATATCAGCAAGTATCATACTTCAAGCACAATCTCAGTTAAAGGCAATCTATAAGGATAATGCCGATACAATCGTAGGTAACTGTGATAGTACCTTGTTCCTTGGTGGCAAGGAGAAAACTACACTTGAAACACTGGGAAAAGAAACGATAGATTTATATAACACATCGGAAACAAGGTCAAATCAAAAGTCTTTCGGACTTAATTATCAAAAGACAGGTAAGGAACTGATGAGCCAAGATGAGATTACTGTAATGGACGGTGGTAAATGTATTTTTCAGCTTAGAGGTGTAAGACCTTTTCTTTCAGATAAATTCGACATCACAAAGCATAAGAACTATAAGTTCTTAGAAGATTATGACAAGAAGAATGTGTTTGATATTGAAGAACATATAAAGAGAAAAGGCAAGGTTAAGCTTAATAGAAATACGGTAATTACAAGATTGTAA
- a CDS encoding VOC family protein, giving the protein MNKITCICLGVKDMERSIKFYRDGLGYKTDCRENNPSVCFFDTPGTKFELFPLEQLAKDIDENNPPKGNGFLGITLAYNVEHKEDVQTVIALVRKTGGKIVKEPQEVFWGGYHAYFSDLDGYYWEVSRGPNFQFDENGLLKF; this is encoded by the coding sequence ATGAACAAGATTACTTGTATTTGTTTAGGTGTGAAAGATATGGAAAGGTCAATAAAGTTTTATAGAGATGGTTTAGGATATAAGACTGATTGCAGAGAAAATAATCCGTCAGTATGCTTTTTTGATACTCCGGGAACAAAGTTTGAACTATTTCCTTTGGAACAATTAGCAAAAGATATTGATGAAAATAATCCACCAAAAGGGAATGGATTTTTAGGAATTACATTAGCCTACAATGTTGAACATAAAGAAGATGTACAGACTGTAATTGCATTAGTAAGAAAAACAGGTGGAAAAATTGTAAAAGAGCCACAGGAAGTTTTTTGGGGTGGATATCACGCATATTTTTCGGATTTAGATGGATACTATTGGGAAGTTTCAAGGGGACCGAATTTTCAATTTGATGAAAATGGATTGCTGAAATTTTGA
- a CDS encoding PcfB family protein — protein MINEEIARKTLNMEVRVAKITGKLILNLLKKLMKEAEKLGGLEKLVNTNGNEVKLKDMVKKGQLEEIPVEEAELKELKKELNRYGVKFSVMKDKESGKYSVFFQAKDMKVMDKAFKHALLESEKKTERKESIHKNIEKFKEMAKNSVSKDKIKNKQKEQSL, from the coding sequence TTGATCAATGAAGAAATAGCAAGAAAAACACTGAATATGGAAGTTAGAGTTGCTAAAATAACAGGAAAGCTAATTCTGAACTTGTTAAAGAAATTGATGAAAGAAGCAGAAAAACTTGGAGGACTTGAAAAGCTGGTTAATACTAACGGAAATGAAGTAAAGCTAAAAGATATGGTTAAAAAGGGGCAGCTTGAAGAAATTCCAGTTGAAGAAGCAGAGCTTAAGGAACTCAAAAAGGAACTTAATCGGTATGGGGTAAAGTTTTCAGTCATGAAAGATAAGGAAAGTGGGAAATACTCAGTATTCTTTCAAGCTAAAGATATGAAGGTTATGGACAAAGCATTTAAGCATGCCCTTTTAGAATCAGAAAAGAAAACGGAAAGGAAGGAGTCCATTCATAAGAATATTGAGAAGTTCAAGGAGATGGCTAAAAACTCTGTTTCCAAAGATAAAATCAAGAATAAACAAAAGGAGCAGAGCCTATGA
- a CDS encoding 4-fold beta flower protein produces MLKSLFDRNCELIGWIEPGKHIFNCNMDWIAYISRGRAWSSETGNWIGPVNELVCLDTSGRVIAWSTGSTIRGTARPARPARPARPVTPVGGWSNLSINEWLNQ; encoded by the coding sequence ATGTTAAAATCTTTGTTTGATAGAAATTGTGAATTGATAGGGTGGATAGAGCCAGGAAAACATATATTTAATTGCAACATGGACTGGATAGCTTATATTTCAAGAGGTCGTGCTTGGTCATCTGAAACAGGCAATTGGATAGGACCAGTAAACGAACTTGTTTGTCTTGATACTAGCGGAAGGGTTATTGCGTGGAGTACAGGCTCAACTATTAGGGGAACTGCACGTCCTGCCAGACCTGCACGTCCTGCTAGACCTGTAACACCTGTTGGAGGATGGTCAAATTTATCTATAAATGAATGGCTCAATCAATAA
- a CDS encoding replication initiator protein A has product MKVPEILVDGEEFKGLSAEAIILYSMLLKRTGMSFKNNWIDKEGRVFIYFTVEEIMKRRNISKPTAIKTLDELDSKKGIGLIERVRLGLGKPNVIYVKDFMSILVVKENDLQKSKNFTSEVKDVDLRSKENELQEVKNVDRNYIENNKSKYSKREYSFGENGLETFQNVFLNDEDIGELQIKMAGELDNYIERLSTYLQSTGKTYKDHKATILSWFYKDQGSKKTSNIPTWEEYNKGVHL; this is encoded by the coding sequence CTGAAAGTACCTGAAATATTGGTAGACGGAGAAGAATTTAAAGGACTGTCTGCTGAAGCAATTATCCTTTATTCCATGCTTTTGAAACGAACAGGAATGTCCTTTAAGAATAACTGGATAGATAAGGAAGGTAGAGTATTTATCTATTTCACAGTCGAGGAAATTATGAAAAGAAGAAATATTTCAAAGCCTACTGCCATAAAAACATTAGATGAGTTAGACAGCAAAAAAGGGATAGGACTGATTGAAAGAGTAAGGCTTGGACTTGGTAAGCCGAATGTCATATATGTCAAAGACTTTATGAGCATATTAGTGGTAAAAGAAAATGACTTGCAGAAGTCAAAAAACTTTACATCAGAAGTCAAAGATGTTGACCTCAGAAGTAAAGAAAATGAACTTCAAGAGGTTAAAAATGTTGACCGTAACTATATAGAGAATAATAAGAGTAAGTATAGTAAGAGAGAATATAGTTTTGGGGAAAACGGACTTGAAACATTTCAAAATGTCTTTTTAAATGATGAAGATATAGGCGAATTACAAATAAAAATGGCAGGAGAGCTTGATAACTATATTGAGAGATTATCAACCTATCTTCAAAGTACCGGAAAGACATATAAAGACCATAAAGCAACAATCCTTTCTTGGTTTTATAAAGATCAAGGAAGTAAGAAAACATCCAATATCCCTACATGGGAGGAATATAACAAAGGAGTACATCTATGA
- a CDS encoding pyridoxal phosphate-dependent aminotransferase, whose protein sequence is MYINEVVKNLQISIIRQISARMPEFKNGINMTIGEPGNDIPRELKEYMADITLNQKIGYTNTGGAIEYRDAVAKYYNKLYGSNYTWKNALANAGSTEGISSFLRTVLQPGDEVIMPTPTYPGYEPNILLMDAVPVFIDLRHTDFQLTAEILEQYITPKTKVIILTYPNNPTGTVMPLEEMDKVAELLRKHEIYLLSDEIYSVIAFDEYHSFARYTDLIDKIVVINGFSKSHSMTGYRVAYTLGSEEIINNMNKVGQYTMTGVNTVGQLGAIYACEHIPTREDVIAENKAKLTRMMNGLREIGFKVIEPKGAFYLFVDYTMFSDKNSLDFALDVLEKTELGIVPGICFNVEGFFRLSVTQSDEIIDEAINRLKKYVEKECK, encoded by the coding sequence ATGTACATTAATGAAGTTGTAAAGAATTTACAAATATCTATTATCAGACAAATATCAGCTAGAATGCCAGAATTTAAAAATGGTATTAATATGACTATAGGAGAACCTGGTAATGATATACCACGTGAATTAAAAGAATACATGGCAGATATCACTTTAAATCAAAAGATTGGTTATACAAATACAGGTGGTGCAATTGAATATAGAGATGCTGTAGCTAAATATTATAACAAGCTTTATGGATCTAATTATACATGGAAGAATGCTTTAGCAAATGCTGGATCTACAGAAGGAATTTCTTCTTTCTTAAGAACCGTATTACAACCCGGAGATGAAGTTATTATGCCAACTCCTACTTATCCTGGATATGAACCTAATATACTACTTATGGATGCAGTTCCAGTGTTTATTGATTTAAGACATACAGATTTTCAACTAACTGCTGAAATCTTAGAGCAATATATAACACCTAAAACAAAAGTAATCATTCTAACATATCCTAATAACCCAACAGGGACAGTTATGCCTTTAGAAGAAATGGATAAAGTTGCTGAATTATTAAGAAAACACGAAATTTATTTATTAAGTGATGAAATTTATTCAGTAATAGCATTTGATGAATATCATTCTTTTGCTAGATATACTGATTTAATTGATAAAATAGTTGTAATAAACGGATTTTCAAAATCACATTCAATGACAGGGTATAGAGTAGCATATACACTTGGTTCAGAAGAAATTATAAATAATATGAATAAAGTTGGACAATATACAATGACTGGTGTTAATACAGTTGGGCAATTAGGAGCTATTTATGCTTGTGAGCACATCCCAACAAGAGAAGATGTAATTGCTGAAAATAAAGCTAAATTAACTCGTATGATGAATGGATTAAGAGAAATCGGATTTAAAGTAATTGAACCTAAAGGGGCGTTCTACTTATTTGTTGACTATACAATGTTTTCAGATAAAAACTCTCTAGATTTTGCTTTAGATGTTTTAGAGAAAACTGAATTAGGGATAGTTCCAGGTATTTGTTTTAATGTAGAAGGATTCTTTAGATTATCAGTTACACAAAGTGATGAAATTATAGATGAAGCTATAAATAGATTAAAAAAATATGTTGAGAAAGAATGCAAATGA
- a CDS encoding conjugal transfer protein, with amino-acid sequence MIDKMLKDIKGLFKVQDKVKLLKQNIPYLAFFYLGNIFAHHVRSYTGGDVIDKVFQGILEINTMSFLPSIHPVDILMGIGVAALIKFIVYTKGKNLDRGKSMAQQDGEIRKILSHTWMKSFKTISCLPRQNA; translated from the coding sequence ATGATAGATAAAATGTTAAAGGACATCAAAGGCTTATTTAAGGTGCAAGATAAGGTAAAGCTTCTAAAGCAGAACATTCCCTATCTTGCATTTTTCTATTTAGGAAACATCTTTGCCCATCATGTGAGAAGCTATACCGGTGGTGATGTCATAGATAAAGTCTTTCAAGGGATATTGGAGATCAACACGATGAGTTTTCTTCCAAGTATTCATCCGGTGGATATTTTAATGGGCATAGGAGTGGCTGCTTTAATTAAATTTATTGTCTATACCAAAGGTAAAAATTTAGACAGGGGAAAGAGTATGGCTCAGCAAGATGGGGAAATAAGAAAGATATTGAGCCATACATGGATGAAAAGTTTCAAAACAATATCTTGCTTACCCAGACAGAACGCCTAA